DNA sequence from the Acanthochromis polyacanthus isolate Apoly-LR-REF ecotype Palm Island chromosome 5, KAUST_Apoly_ChrSc, whole genome shotgun sequence genome:
CAGCATTGATTCCCCACCAGAGTCTCCTGCACCACCTCCCCCTGTTCAGACTCCCACATTATCCACCTTCAATCCCCAAAACACAGCAAAGCTGTATAATGCTCCTAAGACCTCAATTCTCAGTGGGTATGAGGACCGCGACACAAGACGTAAGCAGATGTTGGTTCTGGAAGACTCTGGGTCTGTTAACTCCGTGCTCGTCCAGGTGGATGGGAAAGCCTCTAAAGTGTCTACACCTACTAAACCAGTGTCCAAAGATGTACAGGAAATAAAGGAGAACTTACAAAACACTGGGTCTGTTAACTCCGTGCTCGTCCAGGTAGATGGGAAAGCCTCTAAAGTGTCTACACCTACTAAACCAGTGTCCAAAGATGTACAGGAAATAAAGGAGAACTTACAAAACACTGGGTCTTTTAACTCCGTGCTCGTCCAGGTAGATGGGAAAGCCTCTAAAGTGTCTACACCTACTAAACCAGTGTCCAAAGATGTACAAGAAATAAAGGAGAACTTACAAAACACCCAACCCCCTCAGGCAACCGTATCTGAGACTAAAAAGGAGACTAAAACAGAGACGGTTTCAGTACAGCCAGAAATACCCAAACCAGTCCAGTCTCAACCTCAGAAGTCTCCTCAGCTTATTGCTCAGGTAAATCCAGAGCCCATCAAGAACAAAATTGATGAATCTACAAGTGCAGGCCGCAGATACAGTCCATTATTGGATCGTAAACTACGCAACCTGAAGGCTGGTGAAACCAGTGGGGCAAAAGACGGACATGCAGCCTCTCCACTGGCTCTTTTAATGGCAgcaaaggaaagagacaaacACAGATCGACTCATCACTCTCTGTCGCGGGAAGACAGTGCCAAGAAGAACGAGCTGGCGACTGCAAGCATCCACCCGAATGACTCGAGTCCCAATTCCTTTGTTGTGATCCCGAGGTCAGGTTCATCATCTTCTCTAACATCTACAGAAGAAAGGCTACAGGCGAGCGTGAAACCTGCTAGGTCTTTGGAAAATACACACACTGTTCAGACTCCAGAGAAATCCAGAAGTCCTGAACTGATAAAGGAACAGACACCATCTACCAATCCAGTTCTCAGTAGGATCACAGCAGCAACATCTCCAACGAGGAACCTGACTGAGCAGAAACAAAAGTCAGAACAAAGTCTCTCAAAGTCCCAGAGTGTTCAGCCTGAGGTTAATAAGGAGGAGTTAAATTTGACATTACTCCCTCCACCGCCAGAGTTCGACGATTTAGATGACTTTATGGAGCCGCCGCCGTCCATCCTTCCTCCTGACCCTCCCATGAAAAAGGCCCCAACACCAACTGTGAGCCCTCTCACTCCAGCTCCAgttccatctcctcctccaaaTCCTCCAAAACCTCCACCCCCTGTACCTCCCAAACTCCCACCTCCTGACTTCGATGTCAAACCAAAGCCACAAGTCCAAACAAAGCCCAAGCCTGCCCCCACTCAGCTACCATCCAACCTTACACCCAGTCAGTCCACTCTTCTGAGCATCTTACAAAAGAAGATGCTAGAAATGGACCACAAAATGAGCCCAGTGAAGGATGCAGAGCCTGGTTCTGATGACTGGGGCTCCCCTTTGTCTGAGGAGGACAGTAAAATCCCTGTTGTACCCAAAGCCAAACCACAGACCAAAAGTTTCCCTGTTGTCAACAAGGCTGCAACCTTGGACATGAGGGAGTTAGAGAAAAAAGTGGCCCAAAAATATCAGGACACTTCACCAATCAAAGCTCCTACTAGGTAAGAATTCTGACTTTTTAAGTGacactttcattttttgttactCTCCCACTCatagtgtgtttttcttttcagcaaCGGACCACAGTCAAAGCATCAGTATGGTATGACTTTCACAGTTCGGCCTGGAACCAAACAGCCCATTACTCTTGCTAGTAAAGGGGATCCATAGTTCTGTGGAAACTGGACAAATCTGTTGTATAAAGCGCACATTGATTGCTTTTTTTATACATTAGCAGGAATTTGAATGGCAGGGTGAAGGCACTTTGAATAAATCAGTTacacaaatatggaaaaaatgtctCATAAGAAAGATTTGCTCAGTTATGAATTATTGAGCACACTCTGTCAAagccttctcttttacagttttatattgtacatttttttaagtatCACAAACAGGTGGactatttttaaagattttttatttttttgctgctgctgctacttttTCCAGCATAGAACTATATGTTGTACATGTTGCCTTTTAACCACGGCTTTTAATCAGTCTTAATTCCACTTGGGTAATGTAGAACATAAAGTTTTGCATGTAAAATACAAGATATTTGTTGTTCATGTTATTTCACTGTTACATGTACATGATGTAGGTCGACTGGAGCGAAACCAACAGTTAATCAGATCAGTGCTAGAATCTGTTTCTCATATTTATTGATCTAAAAAGTGTCAGTATATAAGTTAATTTACTACAGTAAAATGTTAgtatatttgcattttgttaTTAATGTACATATGtttgtacaaaaataaaatcaaagttGGACATTGTAATATGTAGTTGTATGTACACGTTAAGGTTATATATTCATCAAACTGACTTCCAAGTTCATTCACAGCAAATGTTGTTCAGCAACGTATCGTCTGGAAAATAAAACCAACCAGTAACTGGAtgtctttggtgtttttttgtgtaaaatgcaATCTTTGAGTGCATGTCAAGATGCCTTAGTGCAAGTGTTTATCATCATTTCCTGTATGAAACCCTCAACGACATGATTCACACAACACACTCATTTTTCACATTAGCTATCACGTTACCTAATAATCTCATCTACACTGCACAAGGAGATAACTGCTGATAGAATCAACTGAGATGTGGTTCAGATTTTAGGTGCAAATCAAACACCCATTATACTAACAGAAAACATATAGTAACAGAGGATGTTGTTGTTTCCAATAACAGCAGCATCAAGTAGTAATATAAAGAAACTGTTTTCAAAGATTAAAATATTGGCTCAGATTTTTccttatttacaaaaacatgtcaaatcACATGTAAtttgacaaacacaaacacggtGAAACTGCTGATGCCATCATGTGTCCATCATTACAACATCGAAGCCCAGACCACGACATTAGATCTCAGATGAGCAGTGAGATCTTAGCGGCCACTTAGTGAAAATCACTGCTGTAATCTTGTTAACTTATGAGCTGACCGCCCACACCTGTCTGACATAAACACATAACACACTACCCTCCTTTGACGCACCAGTGTTGAACTGGGATCTGGATCAGCCACAATGGTTTTTTATACGTATTGTGTCCTCATCATCAATCCCATGAACACAATATAAGATTCTTTACTTCCTCAGTAAATTTAGCTATAGCCGTTTGCATATTAAACTTCGGGGAACACAAAGGAATATCAAAAATCTCTTGCTATTACAACATTAAGTTAcctttaatgtaaaataatgcaaTACAAATGAATTGCCTCAAATTTAATTACACATGGAAAAATGCTTTACAGTATGAAAGAGGTGGATAGAGGACAGAATCTAAGGCCAGACTGGGAGAGCAGAAGTCCTGATATTATGCACATATCTGGAGTGGTGAATGACAATGAGACGCTTCAATCCTTATTTCCTGAATGTCATATAACACTTAATTTTTGAGATAACCTTTTTTACGCTTCAGGAACAAGAGGGAAAGTACAGACTGCGTTGGATCTCTAAGAGGAGGAGCTGTTAGCTCCGGCAGTTGAATCAACGGTGTGGTGAAGCACGAGGTGATCCCAGCCCACTGTGGTGAGGCTGGTGGAGCTGCCATGCAGCCAACACACACCTTTGACGAAGTCCCGGTGTCGCCGATCTCTATGTCTACAGAACAAGAATATGTGATTACTGTCTTTAGTGGTGCAGGAAACTGAGTGCTTTTTAAACGAGTTGTAAAGGCTTACATTTCTTGTAGGTCAGTATTCATAACGGCAAGAGAACAGTCATCACTAACGGAGGCTAACAAGGAGGCACTGGAGAAAAAACAAGGAGCTGTTATTTTGTAGAAAAGCCATGAAAGAATACTGTGAGATTGTGACATTATGTATTTTTACTTGTGTGTGGAGAAAGCGAGGCCGTTAACTCTGCGGTTGTGGACGTTCTTCATCCGAGCCGGCTCCGTTCCCAGGAAATCCTTCACAGTCACTCGGCCCAGCTCATCACCTGAGACACAatgaacacattaaaaacacatacagGGATCCTCTTTTAAGTATTAAATAATCTGCGGTTGTTCCTTACCAAATGCAATTGTGCTTCTGTTTTGGGGGTGCCAAGCTACGGTGGTGGGGGAGCAGCTGGGGGACTCTACttctgagaaaaacaaaacaaagacgcAATGAATGATCCATCATAGCAATGGCTGGATCTTGAAGGGATACGAGACATCTCCAAGACAGGCTGTTAATAATAAGATTCTGGGATCAATACGATAAAGTCCTGTCAAATCAGTCAGACAAACTACCAACAGGTAGCTAGCAAGGTACTTATAATGGCATCAATTTCCAAGATTCTTGTGTAGGAACCAAAAAATCCCAGTTCTGTCAACAAGTAATAAAGTCTTTACTTGGTTCTCCAAGTTGAGTTAGGATCAGTTGCTCACCTATTCTTGAGGCAGGTTTGTTTGGCGTCCTTCTGTCCCACATTAACACACGGCCGTCCTGAAAGATTGAGGATAAGATTGCAACAGGCTGAGTTTAGATTAAGAGTGCAGTTTTACAGTTCACGCTCTACTCTAACAGATATGGTACAGTAATTACagctttattgttttattgcatgACAATCATGGTAAGAAACTATTGTCGGATCCATTTTCATGACAATGTTGTGTTGACAATAACACAGACAAACTGTTCATCAGTATCATACTTGACCACAGGAGATGAAGAGAGAATCATCTATAGGACTGCAGGCAACGCAATTGACCGGCTGTGTGTGcactggaggaggagaaaagttAGGAGATATTCATTTATGACCGTTGCAGCCTGTAAGAGTAGACATCCAACAGCCAGCTatcaaattattttaataatgtaaaaCTTTTCACCTGAATCACAACACACATGATGATGGGCAATTGTGGGATACATGCACCTAACTTTTAAGTGAATGTACTTACAGTAGTTTGTGTGTCATTAGCATATataataaatagataaaataaaatctaataatcaaaaaaaattctcagaTCTGCAGCAAAAAAGGTTACATGGCCAAATGTGGCAACAAAATTTCTGTGTCTGTTGACATGATTGTGAGACATTCAGGTAAAAGTGAGgatagaaaaaaatgacctaCTTATAAGCAATTATCAAAAGGCAGAGGTCTAGATAAAATGCCAGCTATTATTTCTTATGACTACCATAAGAGAGGTGAAATGAAATCTACACTAATGAAACCTGagttaaatattcacattttgtaAGAAAAACACTGCCCATTTACTTTTGTCTATATTTGTTGGAATCAGTTGTGAGATGTTCCCTTACCATTATAAGTAGTGACAACTGTCTCCTGACTAAGATCCCAGACTTTAATTCTGTAATGAAGAGAGGACTGTTATTCATACATTGTTAATAAGTGACATATGTAACTGtgttatgtttgtgtgtaaaacaGTCTAACCGGCAGTCCATGCTGCCAGTGATGGCACTGCTTGCTCCAGTAACAGGGCTCACTGTGGTGACAATATGGTCATGGTCATGTTTGGTAAATCGATTCACCAGCAGGCGCTCGTCCTCTGCCAGCTCCCAGAGCTCCAAGGCACCTGCACAGTCAAAACAAATCCAGTTGTATTAAAATTGTACGTCCTGTGTTTGATTCAGTTTCTGTTAAACTCTGTCTCACCTGAATCTGATGCTACAACGACTCCTTTTTCTGACACCCATTTGACATCTGTGACACCAGCCTCAGTCTGCACGCCGGCTTTGCAGAAGCCCTCGCTGGGGGCCTGCTCAGGCTCGCTGTAGATCCACACAGATCCCTGCCAGCTCCTGCCAGAGAGGCTGGAGGCACCAAGCAGCAGGGTGCCATCTGTGAAGACAAACAAAGGGAaaagacaatttaaaaacatcagCATTTTTCCCTAGGCTTGACAGCTAACGTAACTGAACAATTAAGagcctttgttttctttcagttcaCAGAACAGCACGTATTAAAGCTGTGAAATGCACTTTGCTTAAATACTAGTTTATGTAAACACAATATCTGACCAGGTTGCTCTGCACAGGTATATGCAAACACAAATCGTGTTTTAGTAATATTCTTGTTTTTGATCATATATACAGTTTTACCAAAAGACACCTGCAGATCAGTGAAGATGTAAACACTGTCAGTAACTATAATCAACCAGCGGCACCACGTGTTTACCACAGTAACCTCCAGCTAGCGCGTCCTTTCTCCTACCTGCTCTGTACTGCGCCGCACACAGATGCTTCTCCATGCAGGCTGGAGCATTGGGGGGGATGTTCCACTTGTTCTCCTTGATCATGCTCGTGTCCACTGCACTTTTCATTCAGACAGTGCACTTGAAAATTTCACAAGCTACAGCTCAGCGTTTCTAAACTAATTTAGCGCAGTTTCtatgttagctagctagctagcgcGACTGTGCAGACAACGCAGGTTTCGTATTTGGCTTATTTGTTAAGTATTATAAATGATCGTATCCTAAAAACACAATGATATCGGTGCTAAAAAAGTTGTCCTCTTAAGAATGAATGATCGAGCTAGCAGCTACACATGGAGCCGGTGGATACGCACTTCCTGGATCTCTTCTTCGTTGATCTttcgttttcttcttctttaggGATATTCGGCAGTATCCCCCTGGCGTCCACATatgtggatattttttttttcaaaagagtATTAttcataataatgataataataagataacacaaacaaaaaatattagtcaaaatataaatatatattttaatataacataaatacaataatataaaatgaataCAATAATAATCTGATATTAAATATTATCCGATtcttatatttattggttactccttatcccaaatAACAACAAGAAATCTGAAATGCAAACCCAACCAAATCTCGGGTCTGAGGAGGGTATAGACGTTGCTAGGTGGACTTCTGCTCTCTGCAGGATAGCACACAGTACACAGGATGGCTATTTAATGTCATTCCAGACAGTACATTGAACTTATGCTTTcttgctgcagatttttttttattagggtccgagcaaaggatgcgaggacccgtccatcgctgcttgcagctttaattgatTTTGCAGCTTCAGCTCTTGTCTCACAGTTTGTTGTGACTAGAGGTGTAGCAATTATttgattagttgtcaactaCCTAGTCCAGGTTCTcaacttttgcatgtttttaaatttatttcttttcttttttgacctCCTCTATGATAGTAAACAAAAAACGGACATCAGAGGACACTGCtaattttttttggcatttgatAGACCAACAAGTAATCCATTTgtgaagaaaataatcaacagattaacTGGTAATTAAAATAGCAGCCTCTGAAACCGTGTGAAACCATTTTTACTGTGGAGAACATGTCAATGTAATATCCCACTGTGAGTTAGTTACG
Encoded proteins:
- the LOC110957242 gene encoding methylosome protein 50, whose product is MKSAVDTSMIKENKWNIPPNAPACMEKHLCAAQYRADGTLLLGASSLSGRSWQGSVWIYSEPEQAPSEGFCKAGVQTEAGVTDVKWVSEKGVVVASDSGALELWELAEDERLLVNRFTKHDHDHIVTTVSPVTGASSAITGSMDCRIKVWDLSQETVVTTYNVHTQPVNCVACSPIDDSLFISCGQDGRVLMWDRRTPNKPASRIEVESPSCSPTTVAWHPQNRSTIAFGDELGRVTVKDFLGTEPARMKNVHNRRVNGLAFSTHNASLLASVSDDCSLAVMNTDLQEIHRDRRHRDFVKGVCWLHGSSTSLTTVGWDHLVLHHTVDSTAGANSSSS
- the LOC110957241 gene encoding uncharacterized protein LOC110957241 isoform X3, whose product is MKSSSDSFQGFAVPTPKVPLLPPVNGAKINGSALGSHLSNGSVISVPDLVEGEIFVPPPPSTAPPPPPGTFIPPPDFLGDLNTLDPAVLQPPPMPAPKPPSLAPSMEEEDYSFLKPPPMAPPKPPSTCSSGSSSSIPISTPSPAMVPEHPSFAPPQPPTEKQNKTHKVPPPKPIRWASVSSIDSPPESPAPPPPVQTPTLSTFNPQNTAKLYNAPKTSILSGYEDRDTRRKQMLVLEDSGSVNSVLVQVDGKASKVSTPTKPVSKDVQEIKENLQNTGSVNSVLVQVDGKASKVSTPTKPVSKDVQEIKENLQNTGSFNSVLVQVDGKASKVSTPTKPVSKDVQEIKENLQNTQPPQATVSETKKETKTETVSVQPEIPKPVQSQPQKSPQLIAQVNPEPIKNKIDESTSAGRRYSPLLDRKLRNLKAGETSGAKDGHAASPLALLMAAKERDKHRSTHHSLSREDSAKKNELATASIHPNDSSPNSFVVIPRSGSSSSLTSTEERLQASVKPARSLENTHTVQTPEKSRSPELIKEQTPSTNPVLSRITAATSPTRNLTEQKQKSEQSLSKSQSVQPEVNKEELNLTLLPPPPEFDDLDDFMEPPPSILPPDPPMKKAPTPTVSPLTPAPVPSPPPNPPKPPPPVPPKLPPPDFDVKPKPQVQTKPKPAPTQLPSNLTPSQSTLLSILQKKMLEMDHKMSPVKDAEPGSDDWGSPLSEEDSKIPVVPKAKPQTKSFPVVNKAATLDMRELEKKVAQKYQDTSPIKAPTSNGPQSKHQYGMTFTVRPGTKQPITLASKGDP
- the LOC110957241 gene encoding uncharacterized protein LOC110957241 isoform X2; amino-acid sequence: MKRGPLNFLGRKNQSLFDTNIKMKDMDNVELVLGSSAIPESGTASVRARPTVKHHSSSSDSFQGFAVPTPKVPLLPPVNGAKINGSALGSHLSNGSVISVPDLVEGEIFVPPPPSTAPPPPPGTFIPPPDFLGDLNTLDPAVLQPPPMPAPKPPSLAPSMEEEDYSFLKPPPMAPPKPPSTCSSGSSSSIPISTPSPAMVPEHPSFAPPQPPTEKQNKTHKVPPPKPIRWASVSSIDSPPESPAPPPPVQTPTLSTFNPQNTAKLYNAPKTSILSGYEDRDTRRKQMLVLEDSGSVNSVLVQVDGKASKVSTPTKPVSKDVQEIKENLQNTGSVNSVLVQVDGKASKVSTPTKPVSKDVQEIKENLQNTQPPQATVSETKKETKTETVSVQPEIPKPVQSQPQKSPQLIAQVNPEPIKNKIDESTSAGRRYSPLLDRKLRNLKAGETSGAKDGHAASPLALLMAAKERDKHRSTHHSLSREDSAKKNELATASIHPNDSSPNSFVVIPRSGSSSSLTSTEERLQASVKPARSLENTHTVQTPEKSRSPELIKEQTPSTNPVLSRITAATSPTRNLTEQKQKSEQSLSKSQSVQPEVNKEELNLTLLPPPPEFDDLDDFMEPPPSILPPDPPMKKAPTPTVSPLTPAPVPSPPPNPPKPPPPVPPKLPPPDFDVKPKPQVQTKPKPAPTQLPSNLTPSQSTLLSILQKKMLEMDHKMSPVKDAEPGSDDWGSPLSEEDSKIPVVPKAKPQTKSFPVVNKAATLDMRELEKKVAQKYQDTSPIKAPTSNGPQSKHQYGMTFTVRPGTKQPITLASKGDP
- the LOC110957241 gene encoding uncharacterized protein LOC110957241 isoform X1 gives rise to the protein MKRGPLNFLGRKNQSLFDTNIKMKDMDNVELVLGSSAIPESGTASVRARPTVKHHSSSSDSFQGFAVPTPKVPLLPPVNGAKINGSALGSHLSNGSVISVPDLVEGEIFVPPPPSTAPPPPPGTFIPPPDFLGDLNTLDPAVLQPPPMPAPKPPSLAPSMEEEDYSFLKPPPMAPPKPPSTCSSGSSSSIPISTPSPAMVPEHPSFAPPQPPTEKQNKTHKVPPPKPIRWASVSSIDSPPESPAPPPPVQTPTLSTFNPQNTAKLYNAPKTSILSGYEDRDTRRKQMLVLEDSGSVNSVLVQVDGKASKVSTPTKPVSKDVQEIKENLQNTGSVNSVLVQVDGKASKVSTPTKPVSKDVQEIKENLQNTGSFNSVLVQVDGKASKVSTPTKPVSKDVQEIKENLQNTQPPQATVSETKKETKTETVSVQPEIPKPVQSQPQKSPQLIAQVNPEPIKNKIDESTSAGRRYSPLLDRKLRNLKAGETSGAKDGHAASPLALLMAAKERDKHRSTHHSLSREDSAKKNELATASIHPNDSSPNSFVVIPRSGSSSSLTSTEERLQASVKPARSLENTHTVQTPEKSRSPELIKEQTPSTNPVLSRITAATSPTRNLTEQKQKSEQSLSKSQSVQPEVNKEELNLTLLPPPPEFDDLDDFMEPPPSILPPDPPMKKAPTPTVSPLTPAPVPSPPPNPPKPPPPVPPKLPPPDFDVKPKPQVQTKPKPAPTQLPSNLTPSQSTLLSILQKKMLEMDHKMSPVKDAEPGSDDWGSPLSEEDSKIPVVPKAKPQTKSFPVVNKAATLDMRELEKKVAQKYQDTSPIKAPTSNGPQSKHQYGMTFTVRPGTKQPITLASKGDP